Below is a window of Oceanivirga salmonicida DNA.
ATTAATTGAAAGTCCAAAAAGTTTTCAAGTTGCTTGTACAATATTAACACAAATTATAGCAGCTGTTGCATCTAGTCAATATGGTGGACAATCAGTAGAAATAAGACATTTAGGAAAATATTTAAGAAAAAGTCGTGATAAATATTATAAAGCTACTAAAAAACAATTCAAAGATACTTTATCAGAAGAACTAATAAATGAAATAGTTGATTCTAGAATAAAAGATGAATTAAAATCTGGTGTCCAAACTATACAATATCAAATAAATACTTTAATGACTACTAATGGTCAATCTCCATTTGTAACTTTATTCTTACATTTAGTTGAAGATGACCCATATATTGATGAATCTGCATTAATAATTGAAGAAATTTTAAAACAAAGATATGAAGGTATAAAAAATGAAAAAGGTGTATATATAACACCAGCATTCCCTAAATTAGTGTATGTTTTAGATGAATTTAATTCATTAAAAGGTGGAAAATATGATTATTTAACTAAATTAGCAGTTAAATGTTCATCTAAGAGAATGTACCCTGATTATATAAGTGCTAAAAAAATGAGAGAAAATTACAAGGGTAATGTATTTAGCCCTATGGGATGCAGAAGCTTTTTATCTCCTTGGGTAGATGAAAATGGAAATTATAAGTTCGAAGGAAGATTTAATCAAGGTGTTGTAAGTCTTAATTTACCACAAATAGCAATATTATCAGGTCCTAGTGAAGAAGAATATATGAAACTATTAGATAAAAGATTAGATTTAGCATTTGAAGCCCTTATGGCTCGTCATAATAGACTATTAGGTACTACATCAGACATAAGTCCTATTCATTGGCAATACGGTGCCATTGCAAGGCTTAAAAAGGGTGAAAAGATTGATAAATACCTAAAAGATGGTTACTCAACTATATCTTTAGGTTATATAGGTCTTTATGAAGCAACTAAACTTGTTAAAGGAGTTTCTCATACAACAGAAATTGGTAAAGATTTCGCATTAAAAGTTATGAGAAAATTATATGATACTTGTGAAAAATGGAAAAAAGAAACTGGTATAGGATTTGGTCTATATGGAACACCTGCTGAAAGTCTATGTTATAGATTTGCAAAAATTGATAAAGAAAGATTTGGAAATATAAAAGATATAACTGATAAAGGTTACTATACTAATTCTTATCATGTTGATGTAAGAGAAAATATAGATGCAATGAGTAAATTTGCTTTTGAATCTCAATTCCAATCATTATCTAATGGTGGTGCTATATCTTATGTAGAAATACCTAATTTAAGTAAAAATTTGGAAGCAATAGAAGAAGTAGTTAAATTTATGTATGATCACATACAATATGCAGAATTTAATACTAAATCAGATTATTGCTATGTTTGTGGATTTGATGAAGAAATAATAATAAACTCTGATGGAGATTGGGAATGCCCTCAATGTAAAAATAGAGATCACGGTAAAATGAATGTAACTAGAAGAACTTGCGGTTATTTAGGAGAAAACTTCTGGAATGCAGGTAAAACGAAAGAGATCTCAAAAAGAGTATTACATCTATGAATTACGCACTTATAAAAGAATTTGATGTAGCAAATGGACCAGGTATTAGAACATCACTATTTGTTAGTGGTTGTGTACATGCATGTAAAGGTTGTTTTAATGAAGCAATTTGGGATTTTAAATGTGGTCAAGAATTTACTGATGAAACAATAGAATATATAATAAAACTATTAAAAAGAGAATACATAAGAGGCTTAACACTATTAGGAGGAGAGCCTCTTGATCCTCAAAATCAAGAATGTGTATATAAACTAGTTAAAAAAGTTAGACAAGAACTCCCAGATAAAACTATATGGTGTTATTCAGGTTATACTTACGAATATATTACTAGTTTTATGTATAAAAAACTCCCCTATACTAAAAAATTATTAGAAAATGTAGATGTATTAGTTGATGGTAAATTTGTACTAGAATTACTTGATTTAAAACTACAATTTAGAGGTTCTGCTAATCAAAGAGTCATTGATTTAAGAAAAACAGAAGAAAATAATAAAATTATATGGGCATTATCAAAAGAAGAAGAAAATAAATACATAAAAAGCATTAAAGATAAAGGCTAAGTATCGTAAATAAGAAATTTACTAACTTAGCCCTTTTATTTTTTTATCTCAACTATAAAACTTAATCCTTCTTTATCATCATAATATATTCTAACATTATCTGCCAACATAAATAATAGCTCTAACTCATCTTCATCAGAATTATCCCCAACTAATTCCCAAAAATAATCATATTCCATATCTTTATGTGCCTTATAATTTAAAATTAATTCATTTAATTCTTCTTCATTTATAACTACTTTACTTTTAGCGGTTATAATAAATTCATTTTCTAAATCTTCTAATTCTAAACTAACTTTTTTAGAGCCTCTATTTAAAAGGAACTTTATTAGTTCATCTCCCATTTTACTTATTTTTCTCTTGTATTCTTCCATTTTTTAAGTCCTCCCTCTATTCCAGTTATTAATGGTAAATATACTGAAACAGTCATTCCTGCTGCTAAAGCAGAACTATATAAATTAATTCCTCCATGTATTAAGCCTATGCTAATAGCCATAGGATAATATAAAATACCTACACCTATACCATAAATTATACCAAATTTACCAGCAATAGGTGCTAATGATGTTGATAAGAACAAACTTAATACAAATATTGTTGTTGGTACTTCTGCATTTAATACATAACTTGATATTATTACTCCTATTATTACGGGAAATATATTTTTAAGATGCTTACCTATTCCACCAAATCCTACCAATGTTAATAAACCTGCAATAACTGGTGCATTTAGTTTTCCATGTATTAAAATTAGTATTAATCCAAATATACCTAGTAATCCCATATTAAATATGGAAATATAAAATCCTTCTTTTTGCACAAAATCCGTAACTAATCTACCTGTATGTTTATATAACATATATAAATTTATTTTAAAATTATCTTTACATTTAATATACCCTATTATTATCAACATTAAGAAATATAGTAAAAATAATATAAAAATACTTTTATCAAATTTTTGATAAAACACTTTATTAGTATCAAATTCTATACCGAAATTTTTTAATATAGAATATATTAATATAGATATTACTCCTACACCTAATCCCGAATTATATAATATATACCCATTATGAAAATGAACTACATGCTTTACTATAAATGGAAATATAAATGCAACCAATATTGCTAT
It encodes the following:
- the nrdG gene encoding anaerobic ribonucleoside-triphosphate reductase activating protein; translated protein: MNYALIKEFDVANGPGIRTSLFVSGCVHACKGCFNEAIWDFKCGQEFTDETIEYIIKLLKREYIRGLTLLGGEPLDPQNQECVYKLVKKVRQELPDKTIWCYSGYTYEYITSFMYKKLPYTKKLLENVDVLVDGKFVLELLDLKLQFRGSANQRVIDLRKTEENNKIIWALSKEEENKYIKSIKDKG
- the nrdD gene encoding anaerobic ribonucleoside-triphosphate reductase, producing the protein MIVVKRDGREVPYDREKIINAINKANDNVTQNERVSKTKIDEILDEIESTNKEKLEVEEIQDFIEFKLMEDNKYDLAKKYIIYRYTRALVRKANTTDDSILSLINNSNKEVSEENSNKNASIASTQRDLIAGEVSKDLSRRILLSEKLRNAHDNGELHFHDMDYFLQPIFNCCLINIEDMLENGTVMNAKLIESPKSFQVACTILTQIIAAVASSQYGGQSVEIRHLGKYLRKSRDKYYKATKKQFKDTLSEELINEIVDSRIKDELKSGVQTIQYQINTLMTTNGQSPFVTLFLHLVEDDPYIDESALIIEEILKQRYEGIKNEKGVYITPAFPKLVYVLDEFNSLKGGKYDYLTKLAVKCSSKRMYPDYISAKKMRENYKGNVFSPMGCRSFLSPWVDENGNYKFEGRFNQGVVSLNLPQIAILSGPSEEEYMKLLDKRLDLAFEALMARHNRLLGTTSDISPIHWQYGAIARLKKGEKIDKYLKDGYSTISLGYIGLYEATKLVKGVSHTTEIGKDFALKVMRKLYDTCEKWKKETGIGFGLYGTPAESLCYRFAKIDKERFGNIKDITDKGYYTNSYHVDVRENIDAMSKFAFESQFQSLSNGGAISYVEIPNLSKNLEAIEEVVKFMYDHIQYAEFNTKSDYCYVCGFDEEIIINSDGDWECPQCKNRDHGKMNVTRRTCGYLGENFWNAGKTKEISKRVLHL
- a CDS encoding DUF1576 domain-containing protein; protein product: MRKLYKEYIIILILPVFMIIYALLTDSILNISKGLMVILKTNNILVTDYFQIAGVSAAFINAAVITIINIAILFKLRLKLNGLLISAIFLMLSFGLMGKTMINILPFYVGGYLHALFNKQNLKNVIYPSMMSTALAPVVSAIPYWGVLIAILVAFIFPFIVKHVVHFHNGYILYNSGLGVGVISILIYSILKNFGIEFDTNKVFYQKFDKSIFILFLLYFLMLIIIGYIKCKDNFKINLYMLYKHTGRLVTDFVQKEGFYISIFNMGLLGIFGLILILIHGKLNAPVIAGLLTLVGFGGIGKHLKNIFPVIIGVIISSYVLNAEVPTTIFVLSLFLSTSLAPIAGKFGIIYGIGVGILYYPMAISIGLIHGGINLYSSALAAGMTVSVYLPLITGIEGGLKKWKNTREK